The following is a genomic window from Acidimicrobiia bacterium.
CCGACGGCCCGACGAACGCGACCCGCCTTCCCGCAGGGATCGCGCAATCGACGTCGTCGAGCACGCGCCGCTCACCGGTGTACGAGAAGCCCACATGGTCGAGGCGCAACTCGGTCGAGAGCGGCGGGAGGGGCGTCGTGTCAGGTGTGTCGGCGATCTCGGGGAGCTCGTCCATCACCTCGTTGACCCGGTAGAGCGCACCGGTGGAGGCCTGGAGCTGTTGACCGATCCCCGTCAACGACGCCACCGGGCTGAGCACCTCGCCCATCACTCCCATGAAGGCGACGAGACCACCGATGGTGAGGTCGCCGTCGAGGATCAGCTTGGCGCCGAGGCCGAGCACGAAGAGCCGAAGGAACGTGACGATCATGTTCACGGAAAGGCCGAAGAGCCCGCCGAAGAGCTGGAGGCGCACTTGGTTGCGGAAGAGACGGTCGGACGCGCGGCCGAACCGCAGCATCTCGCGCGCCTGCAAGCCGAACGCCTTGACGACCGGCTGCGCCTGGTAGTTCTCGGCGGTGACGTTCAGCACCACGCCCGTCTGCTCCTGCACCGCGATACTGCGCTTCAGCGCGCCGTTCGACATCACGCGGTAGACGATCGCGATGAGCGGCGCGCCGAGGATCACGATCCCGCCGAGCAACGGGTCGAGCGTGAGCAGGATCACCGCCGACACGATCAGGCTCAAGATCTGGAAGAGGCCTTCGCGCAACACCTGTGAGAGGCCGGCCTCGAGCGTGTGGACGTCGGAAAAGAACCGCGACAACACGTCGCCCTGTTCGTGTCGATGGAACCAGCGCGCGGACAGGTCCTGCAACCGCTCGAACATCTGGCCACGGATCTGCTGCACCACCGCGCTGCTCACGTATGCGGCGAGGTAGCTCCGACGCAGCCCGGCGAGCAACGACACGACGAACGCGGCGCCCAGGATCGCAAGGAGCGTGAGCACCTCGGAGAACTCGCCACTTGGGATCGCGGTGTCGATGAGGCTGCGGAACGCGAACGGAAACGCCACGGTGAACGCGAGCGACAGGAGCATGTAGAAGAACATCTCCAGCTCGCGCCACTTGTGCGGCCGGATGTAGGTGATCGCCATGCGCAAGAACTCGCGTGGCTTGGCCTCGGGTGGTCCCGAGTAGAGCTTGCGTTCCCACGCCCGTTGCAGATTCGCAAGCCCGGTGCCGAACGCATCGGTATACGCAACGTCGAGCCCGCCGGGTGTGGCGGTGGTGAGCACGCGCACGACCGCGTCGTCGTTCTCGCGGTCGACGAGATACCGCACGAAGGAGAGCGCCAGGGCCGAGCTCACCTCACCGTCGGCCGCGTGGAGCTGCTCGGGGTCCATCGCCCGCAACGCCGGGTCGGGGTCGGGAGTGCCGGCCACGTGCAGGCCGTACCCCTCGAGCAGGTCGCCGAGCTCCGCCCCTGCCGGGAGCCGGCCGCCGAGCAGCAGAGCAAGCGGGCGCTCGAGCGGCTCCGGTGGCGACTCCGGGGTCACGACCATCCAGATCTCACCGCGCACCGCGTCGACAACGGTGCTGTCGGTGACGATCCGACCCGGGGCGTCGGGGTCGGGATAGGGGTCGACCAGACAGATCTGCGGGACGGTCGCGGGCGCGTCGAACGACGAGAGGCGACGCCGCGCCCGTGGAAACGAGGCAGCCACCCCCTCCGCCGCGGCCGCGCCCGCGGTGCCCGCTCGGTACCGCACGACGCAGCCGTCGCCCGTGATCGCCTCGAGCGCGCGCAGTTCGCCGCGCGGCTCTGCCACCGCGGCCGGCGGTACCGGCGCGGGTTGGGGGGGCTCCGGCTGGGACTCGAGCTCGGACTCGAGCTCGACGGGAGCGAGCACCTCGATCTCGGTGTCGCCGATGCGTACGACCGCGCCGACTCCGACCGGCTGCGGGTGGACAAGCCTCACGTCCCCGAGAAATGTCCCGTTGGCGCTCCCGAGATCGGTGGCGACCACGCCACCGTCGCGCGTGGTCAACGAAAGGTGCCGTCGGGAGACTTTCGTGTCAGTGAGGATGACCCCGTCGCACTCGCGCCCGATCTCGATGCTTTCGGCGACCGTG
Proteins encoded in this region:
- a CDS encoding ABC transporter transmembrane domain-containing protein, encoding MADPVVEIREPGKRAVRVTVAESIEIGRECDGVILTDTKVSRRHLSLTTRDGGVVATDLGSANGTFLGDVRLVHPQPVGVGAVVRIGDTEIEVLAPVELESELESQPEPPQPAPVPPAAVAEPRGELRALEAITGDGCVVRYRAGTAGAAAAEGVAASFPRARRRLSSFDAPATVPQICLVDPYPDPDAPGRIVTDSTVVDAVRGEIWMVVTPESPPEPLERPLALLLGGRLPAGAELGDLLEGYGLHVAGTPDPDPALRAMDPEQLHAADGEVSSALALSFVRYLVDRENDDAVVRVLTTATPGGLDVAYTDAFGTGLANLQRAWERKLYSGPPEAKPREFLRMAITYIRPHKWRELEMFFYMLLSLAFTVAFPFAFRSLIDTAIPSGEFSEVLTLLAILGAAFVVSLLAGLRRSYLAAYVSSAVVQQIRGQMFERLQDLSARWFHRHEQGDVLSRFFSDVHTLEAGLSQVLREGLFQILSLIVSAVILLTLDPLLGGIVILGAPLIAIVYRVMSNGALKRSIAVQEQTGVVLNVTAENYQAQPVVKAFGLQAREMLRFGRASDRLFRNQVRLQLFGGLFGLSVNMIVTFLRLFVLGLGAKLILDGDLTIGGLVAFMGVMGEVLSPVASLTGIGQQLQASTGALYRVNEVMDELPEIADTPDTTPLPPLSTELRLDHVGFSYTGERRVLDDVDCAIPAGRRVAFVGPSGAGKSSIMQLIMRFYDPDDGAVRFDGRDIRTATLESLRGQLGVVFQDTFLYDATVRENIRLGKLDATDDEVEEAARAAELSDFVSTLPRGFDTLVGERGGLLSGGQRQRLSIARALLRDPAVLLLDEATSALDPRTERLIAATLDRVSHGRTTISVTHRLTSVVDYDRVFVVVQGHIAEQGTHDELVALGGHYAMLWAEQTGGHVPAEAPFDAVAALAPIPLFEALGHDALADVATRLAVSDLAAGETLGEGGGRLSIVRSGRAQVRVPGLDGELEPVVELGPGDCFGIGALLGERRGSELLALERVRLLVLDDATIAGLAASYPSVAAVIEGARAPVAAPVGGQRLSRMTMARPRVAAPAAGTGGVAAPITPDAAEIRRTSGTFPRVS